The Chlorocebus sabaeus isolate Y175 chromosome 16, mChlSab1.0.hap1, whole genome shotgun sequence genome window below encodes:
- the LOC103243263 gene encoding large ribosomal subunit protein eL42-like: MVNVPKTRWTFCKKCGKHQPHKVTQYKKGKDSLYAQGKRCYDRKQSGYGGQTKPIFRKKAKTTKKIVLRLECVEPNCRSKRMLAIKRCKHFELGGDKKRKGQVIQF; encoded by the coding sequence ATGGTTAATGTCCCTAAAACCCGCTGGACTTTCTGTAAGAAGTGTGGCAAGCACCAACCCCACAAAGTGACACAGTACAAGAAGGGCAAGGATTCTCTGTATGCCCAGGGAAAGCGGTGTTATGACAGGAAGCAGAGTGGCTATGGTGGGCAAACTAAGCCGATTTTCCGGAAAAAggctaaaactacaaagaagattGTGCTAAGGCTTGAGTGCGTTGAGCCCAACTGCAGATCTAAGAGAATGCTGGCTATTAAAAGATGCAAGCATTTTGAACTGGGAGGAGATAAGAAGAGAAAGGGCCAAGTGATCCAGTTCTAA